In the genome of Rhineura floridana isolate rRhiFlo1 chromosome 10, rRhiFlo1.hap2, whole genome shotgun sequence, the window CTCAGATTCACTCTACAGAGGATCTTACCTGCCTTGCTTTCACTCCCAGCGGCAACAGTTACATCGGTTGTGAGATGAGCAAGGGTGCTAGGGGGCTAAGTGAGTGAAGACCTTtttactggggggagggggggtgcTACCTTCTTGGTGGTGCAGTTTGCCTCGCCGAAAATGGAACCCAGGATGGAGAAGGGTGAGGAGGCTGAGAGTGTGAAGATTACTTCCCAGCTTCTGAAAGCCAAGACAGGCGAGTTTGACCTGGAGTCCATCTTACTGCTGAAGCTTAGAGGTCTGGGCATTGTGGACCTTGGCTGCCTCGGGGAGTGCACTAGCCTAGAGTGGCTGGACCTGTCAGGCAACACCATCACCCACCTaggccccctctcctccctcaagGCTTTGGCCGTCCTCAATATCTCCTCCAACCGTATTGTCAGCCTGGAGCCTCTCAGCGGCTGTGAAAACCTGCAAAGCCTCAATGCTGCTGGCAACTTGCTGAGCAGCCTGCAGCAGTTGCAGTGCTTGATGGGCCTGCGGCACCTGGAGAACCTGCGCTTCAGCAACCCCATGGGGCGCCTCAGCAACCCCTTCTGTGCCACCCCAGGGTACCGCGTCGCCATGGCAGAGATGTTCCCTGGAGTGAAAGTGATTGATGGTGAGAGGGTCTCCGGGTGCGGCAGCGAGCTCTACCAGCTCTGCAAGGACCTTGACAACTCCCTCAAACGCTTCCACATCACTGGGGTCAGTGAGCTCAGTGGCTTGAGCAAACCCTGGGTAGAGGAGGGATACTGGGATGTCCGGCCAGTCAGGAGGAGCTCCATCGTGGAAGAAGCCTACAAGCAGTTCAATGAGGTTCTCCAGGAGTGCCGGGATCTGAGCAAGCGAGCTGATGACACCATTTCCCAGGTGGAGCGGGCCCTAAACATCCGTCCGGACTCAAGCTCTTACGTGTTTTGAGCAGCCCTACACATAGATGCCCTTCCCTTAATGTTGTCCAATTGGGTCCTGTCCTTTGATATCATTGTCTTCCTCCTGGGCCTGTCATTCCTTTGTTTCACCCTGGCCTCAGCTCTCCAAAAGCAATGTGTGTTAGTACAAGGTGGGTCCACAGCCTTTGCTgaccccctttcccccttttttccaacACAGCACTTCCCCTCTGGGAGTCCAGAGTACCCAGACAGTCTTACTATGCTCCACCCCCTGTGAAAGCTTGTAGGAGCTCAGAGACCTGAGCTTAAAGTCAAAGAGAATCAGAAGGTAGCTTTCAGGCAAAGGGGTTCCTAGGCAGGATTAGCAAATTCAGAGCATCAAATGATAGCTGAACTAGCATCTGGAGCTTTCGGGCTACTTCTGTACGACGTGTATGCTAGGTTTTAAAATGGGACTAACAGTTGTGGTGCTGCCCACCTATTTATTTAGGTCCCTGGGTAGCAGCCTTGATgtttttggctggctggctagggctgatgggagctgtggtccaaaatatctgaaggccatcaggttggccaaggctgctGGGAATCAACTATTGGGCCAGCTAATGGCTGTGGTGGGTGAGATCTTGGATCACTTTTCATTTCCCCTCAAGGATGCTTTGATTCTCTCTGGCTTTTTGGGCCACAGTACAGTACCTCTCAGACCTTATCCTGAGGAGATTCTCACGGTCATTTTTTTTCACATGGTGAAACCATTGTGACTTGACTTATCCAGGCAAATTGAAGCGGTTTCAGCACAGGGAAGCAACTTCCTTGATTCTCTGCCATGTTTTTTAGACCACCAAGTCCCTCCATCCTCCTGACTAAACCTCATTGCTGACAATTTTCCAGCATGTGTGGATATTTTGGTGTTGATATGTCAGAATACTCACAAGAGTGCTTCCTTCACCGTACTGTAGTTGTCAACACAGTGACGTTTGTGTAAACCACACCAAAATGTGAAAACTACGGGGCTGGTTGAGAACCATTTGGATTGGCCGGGAGGATGAACCACAAGTGAAGCAGCACCCATGTTCGTCTGTGCAGTGACGCCAGTTTGCTCTGCAGACTTTATTCTGATTGGCAGCTTCCATACTGTCTGACTGGTCCACCCAAGGGGCTGAACTGACCAGAGATCACTCAAGGAATTTCCCCTGTGGCTGCCTGTCAGATAGCAATAGGACTGAGCCAGATGTATTCCTGTTCACTCTGTTGTTTCTCATTGTATTACAATGACACTGCTCAGACAGATAATCCTCTTCATTTTGCATTAGgggtgccaggttcagggcctgagactgatcctgtatctttaggagacgagaaagttggccaagggcaggtgttcttgcaacattgtaatgggaaaaaccacaaggtggaattctcccttccccctgtacaacttttaaagatacagaagacctctgggagactgggcctggcaaccaagaggtcttctttatctttaaaagttgtgtagggggaagggagaattccaccttgtggtttttcccattacagcattgcaagaacacctgcacttggctgactttctcttctcctaaagatataggatcagtctcaggccatgaacctggcaaccctattttgcaTTAATCAATGTCCTGTGAAGGAGCATCACCATCTCCTCACTGTGTCCACAGGCTTTGGCTTCAGCCAACTTCTCCAGCTCATGCACTTCACCAAAGCCCCTCCAGACCTCGGCTATGATGCCTGGGTCACACTGCCCTCCTTCCCATCAATATGGTAGCTTTGTAATTGTAAGAATGGACATATCACGTGGTTCTGTGGCTTCAGGGAAAGTGGTTTGATCGTAAAGAGGGGAGTTGATTTGAGAAGGCCCTGAGTGTTAATGTCTGTGCATGTGTGGGGTACTAGATACGGCCAGAGGAGATGGGCTGAAAAGGTCCTAGAAGAAGAAAGGTAATGCCTTAACCACAGGCTATCCAAGGGGAAGAGGGTTGCAGCCCACGACTTTGAAGAGGGGGCACAGAAAGACTGGCGGTATCTGGAGGCAGGAGTTGAGCCAGTGCTTGGGGTTTGGTGCTCCATATGTTATTCCTGGGATTGCATGTTCTGTCAAGTGGCACGGGAACTCTGTGCAAGTGTTGCCTATGAAATAAACCTTGATTGCCTCCCTTGCCTTCCTGCCTCTTCGTTGGgtgtagggctgcctttgttGTGTACCGCCTGCATTCTCCCACAGCTCATGCGCTGCCACTCCAGATTCAGGGATGCCCCACAGAGGGATGCCCTTCCTTGCCAGCTGAGCCCCTTTGGGAGGTTGATGCCTGCCAAGCCCAATCTGCAAAGGCCTTTCTTCCTGATCATTTCTTCACCAAGGCAATCCCCATATTCTAATAAGCAATGGTAGCCTGCAATTTAAGCAAATTTCCATCTGTCTTTCTTTGGCATATCTACTTCTgtcaattatgaagagggagaaggAGCTATGAATAGCCATGAAGCCATAAGCCCCCCCTCCGAAAAAAGAAAGTCTGTTCAACCCTTTGCCTTTCCCCACCTTGCACCCCCAGGTTTTGAGCTTCCACCAGGCATTACACGCACACCTTTAAACTGATCTAGAAGTTCTGCAACCAGAATAGATTACACAAACCAATAtaattgcatatatttatttagctTTGCATtaaattgcagagcttggaaaagttactttttttgaactacaactcccatcagccccagccagcatggccactggattgggctgatggtagttatagttcaaaaaagtaacttttccaagctctgcaaatttgTCTAACATGAAATAAATCTACACATATACAGAGCTTTAAAACTGAAAGCAGAAGTTCTTAGGATGCTCAACAGGACAGCCTATGGTCAGCCCAGTAGTTTGCTATCCTCAGCAAattcatattttgctgcctgttatTGTATGCTCAGCAGCATAGCATCAACACGTTATATGACCAGGATCCTGTTgtcccattttcatttttttaacgcCTGTCACTTTTTAATTCCCTTTTGCAACTGTCTCCATAGCCTGGTGAAGAACAAAAGGCTTGTGATTGGCTCCCTCACCCTAGAGGGACTACAGAAGACATCCACTCAGCCCTTGAGCTGCTAGGCtgcctctgggtgcctcctccacATTGCCATAGTTGAGGCAAGTGCCCCTGGGATTTGATCTCAAGGGCTCGACCAGATCTGGAACACACCAGGGCATGGCTGCCCACAGCTCAGGGGCCAGAATGCCATGGCAATGGGGACCTGTGCTCAAGTGTGGGTGGATGAGCCCCCTCACCCCAACAACTCCTCTCTGAAATAAGCATACACTGCAGAGACTCCATTTCCACTTTTATTATGGGAATAAAAAGAGAAGGAACAAAAGTCAAGCTTAGCAGAGAGAAGGCTGCCCTTGGACCACCACCACCGGTTCCACTCCCTTGGCACCGAGACCCAAACTGGTGGGTGTTCTATGTGTCTCCAGAAGGAGGAAGATGGCATTTTTCTTGATTGTCAGAGAATAGCCCGTTCAAtgtggggagaaggagaggaaagatgGTTATTGGgacggaagaggaggaggaggactctgGAGGGATTTTGACCTGGTGGGTCGTGTTTTTGGAGCCTCTCTGTGGACCTTGCAACATAGGTCCACCCAGAGTGGAGTCAGATGAAAGCACCAGGTGCCACAGCAGGAAAAGTGATTGCCAGGAGCCAGACTGTTGAAAGGGACAGGATGATCAGAACATATAATGCCTATTCTGCCCTTTTCTGCGTGCCCCCTtcgagggaggtgtggagggtggcaacacaagcatgggccttttcagtgctgCTCCCcctttggaatgctctccccagggaggtacgcctggtgccatcgTTATCTGTTTTTAGGCGCCATGTAAAAAATGtcctttttacccaggcttttgactCTTCACTTGAAGGCTTCAGGTTACCAGTGGCTTCTAATATGCAAGACCTGTCTTTATCTGTActgatgtgtttttatattgttgctttTAATGGGTTTGCTTGTTATTGttggttttaatgtttataatgtttgtaagtcactttgggttgctttgcaaggaaagcgactagttaataataataataataataataataataataataataataataataataataataataataataataataattttggcaccagccaatgaggttttttttaaatctcccaGGCCTTTGAACAGCTTTGATCATCCTTTGATACTATTTTATCATTATTTAACCTCATTTATTTTAGTCTCAACAGACTGATGGCAGTCAGTCTGTTTttagcttttggggggggggctggttgGTATCTTAGATTAACTGTTTCCTGGTGGTTGAGGTGTTTGTTTCCAATGCCAGGTTGGTTTTATTTGCTTTATTGTTCAGTTGTTGCGCTGGTTGTGTTTTTCAGTTATGTTTTATACTATCATTGTGTTCTGCCTCAAGAATATATTGGTGATTAGGCAACTAATAAATGCAGCTAACAGGAAATAAATATGGGCATAGCTGAGTAGCAGAACACTTACCATGGAGATCCTCAAGAAAGCGGGAGTGCCTTGGAAAAGGCGAACTGGCCAGGCTGGTAGTGCTCCTCATTTGCCTCTTTGACAGCCTCACAGTCCTGATTTTGCTTCCTCTTTGCCTCCTATGGGGGCAATCAGAAGGGCAAAGGGGTGCTATGAGCTCCAAATCTAAAGGAGGAGAGACATGCAACCACTGTGTCATCTGAAGCCCCCTAGGAAAGGTAACTTGTGCAGTATCACCCCATTTTCTCCACAGAGTGTCTACGACTGTCACACAGCAGAGACTTCATTTATTTCTTTCAAGACAGAACTCCCCTTCTTAAGCTTCGCAAGTGCACTTGGAAATAAAAATGCTTCCATGTTTTGTTGAAGGACTTGCGGTCATTGAAAATACAAGCTTGAAGAAATAAATCAAAGAAACCAGAGGAATGATGGAAAACATACTTTTGATATGAATCTAATGGTGGTAGCTGCCTCAACTACCTTGCTATTAAGGCTGCAGCCCAATTCAAAAATCTTGGTATATTCATTGTATAAGTTTCAATCAAtcgattaatcaattaattaatcaatctattattgttgttggtatgtgccttcaagtcgactacgacttatggcgaccctatgaatcagcgacctccaagagcatctgtcatgaaccaccctgttcagatcttgtaagttcaggtctgtggcttcctttatggaatcaatccatctcttgtttggccttcttctttttctactcccttctgtttttctcaatcTATTACCACTGCATAATTTTGCATCTGAGTAAAACAAGAATTCGGGGGGGGGTATCAAAATTATTTGAGCAATTtcatgttgctattttcaggtgagatTCAGTTATTGAAtctggcaaattcaggctgtgaCATTAAAGTTGATTTTGAGTTCATGTGTACCAAACCCACTTCCCTTAAAAATTGAACGTTTATGATAAcggaagtgatgggaaaatgcactggaaagtatgaATAAGATTTGCTTGATGcccaacattgtctaacctccctgcaaaaaaatcaggatgaatgctcaataaaaaggtcatctggaagtgacctttgTTCTTAAGACGATGCCCTTGTATATTTCAGGTATTACCTTAGCTGAGGCAGCCACTCTTCTATATATATGTGAAAGAATAGGTGAATCCCTCTTTGAAGCTGGTCCTTGTCCTCTGGAGTTTTTATGATTACAAATATGAaaaatattactttaaaaaaatctgcttcctgtgtacaaaaatgcacatattaggtgaAAATgagcatataaatacatatattggtgCAAATAACAcataaatgtgttatattagtgaaaattgcttgcaaaaatgtatctgTTAGGTCAActgcacactaaaacgctgacaaATGTTTGTGAAGGCTGTTAATtccatgcaggacacagaataatgggctcaagttgcaggaagccagatttcgactggacatcagaaaaaacttcctaactgttagagccatatgacaatggaaccaatgacctagagaggtagtgggctctccaacactggaggcattcaagaggcagctggacagccatctgtcggaaatgctttgatttggattcctgcattgtgcaggaggttgggctggatggccttataggccccttccaactctacctttctatgaattttttttttttttgcaaatagaggcagaaatgtggcaagctgaacctaagattggaaaaatgacgaACTGAGAGAAGCCAGCTGTGATGGATTCATCCATCCTTCCTCTGAGTGCGAACAGTGTGCAGTTCTGTCACCACTGAGTAAGCACAGCCAGCTCCCCAGCACAAAAGCAGTAAGTTGAGAGGATTAGGTTGGCTGCTCATCTGAGGGCATGGCTTTCTCTAGCAAGCTTGGCCCATGGGGCCAAGGAGTGCCTGCAGGAGTGTTGTTCTGAATTTCTAGATGAGGGCCTGCAGGGCCATCATGAAAAACTGACTTTGTGGAAGAGCATCTGAGCCTCAGATTCATATCTCTGATGGTATATCTTTTTCAAAGCATGAATGTGGATCTGCTCTGGATGAACTAAAGTGTCCAATAAGCCATGGCCATGTACTTTATAAGATCTCAAAGATGCTAGGACAATCGTCCCAAAATATTCCAGCTGCCTAGCCTCCTCTCACTAGCCCAGAccttgggagtgggaggggagaggaggcaggACGGAGGTGGGTCTCTGCCAAGGAAGGACTGAGGTGCAGGTGGTAGAAGCAACCATCCCACCTGGAAGATTGGGTTCTGCTCTGACAGGCACCGCAGTGATTGGTCCAAAATGTTCTCAGAGTTACTGGAGCCAAACTTGAAGCAAGCGAGGCACTTCTGTTTCCTCTGGatggagaagagagagggagagagagaaaatgtggcAGATTTCACAAGAAAGGCCAAAATAAGATTTTGGGTTTCCCCAAATTTCTAACATGAACAAAACAAAGTTGGTTAAACTAAATTCAGTTTGAAAATGGCTCTTCTCTTCCATCTGCTACACCACGTTAAGAAGACTGACGAAGCACTTTTGAAAATGGCTTAGCACGCCTTGACAGTCACAGCTGTCATGACTTCCCTCTGGGGACCACAGTTTGGAGAGAAGGAGTTTGGCATCTCACTGTCCTCAGTCTTCCTTGCTGGCATCTGTTACCAACCATTAAGCTAGCTAAGCATATTCTCCTGCAAGAGATTAAGGAAAGACCAAAAAGGGGCTTCAAAAAGGTCCGGGAAGTAATTGTCTATAGAAATGTTCCTGATAATGTTTTCTCTATAGCACTGTCAATCACAGCTGTGTCTCTACACACTGGCTAAAAACTAGACGTGTGTGTTGGAGTTGGACAAATCCCAAATGCCAAGCCCAATCAGGACAATTCAGAAAGATTTGGGAGCTTGTTTGAGCTGTAGCAGTATCCTTCTGAAACACCCCAAACTGAAACAGGGACCTCCCAAAGCTATTCAGAAatagggaatttaaaaaaaattcacagagagGATGTCTCCAAAGATTGAAACCTTTCTCCCAAACCTTTTATGGAAAAACATCAGGGTAGGGAGAGGGGGAACtcttttgtgactgacaggtctagcttCTAATCAGTCCTAGCACGGCTTGCTAGGAAAATATTGGACATTCAGGTTTTTCCACTTCTGAACCACATGCCCACCCATTCACTCTGGTCAAATTAGCTTTGCACATAGTTTCTGTGACTTTGGGTGCTAATTGAAGTGAATCCAAGCCCGAAGCTGTGTAACTCCCTAGCCCCTGCACCTATACTTCACAAACATTGCAGGTTAATTTCCTAGTGGCACCTCTAGGATGAATGCCATTTTCATGCTAAAGTAAATTGTTGCCCACAAAACCATACAGCAGGAAACaaattgcttttagttttctctccccccgcccaaTCAACTGTAAAGAAGCCTAGCACAACCCCTCCTGTACCtatcctgaaatttggcaggtttcttacctagGGGCACCTCTCTGTATGGGTCTTCTGTGGgtggatacaaccctaagtcaATCCTTTTTAAACCACACCCACAACTTTAAAAATTACTTttgcaggaaaaccactgcaaCTGCCCTCCTGAAATTTGGGAGTACTCTTCTCCTCAGAAGGGGCTAGCATGCCAGCAAATtccatccacttctgtcaaaaagACAAAGCGTTATAGCTTGTAAAAACAATTCCCCACAATAGTAAATTGGGAGGCACAACATTTTGTTTCCCCCCGAATCAGGATTCAGATTCAGACCAAAGGCGAATTGGGCAGCATCTGAATCTGTCTAAGCTGAATTGGGATGTTTTCTGAAGTGCCAAGTCAGGATCCAAAACGAATCTTGTGGTCAGTGCACACCCATACTAAAAACGTTGGAAGGTGAGAGGGGGCTCATTTCTCCCTAAACCCCTGCACATATTGCTTTGTAACCCTTGTTCTACAAGGACTAAAGCAGCCTTTGTGAACCTGGTActctccatgctggctggggctgatgggagttgtagtccaaaatccctggaaggcaccaggttggcagatGTTGGGCTAGAGGCAGTAGTAGAGTACCTATTCCCCCAGGGCACCCGAGACTCACTCAGTGCGAAAGCCAGCTAGGTGGAAAGGCCAGCCTGCCTGCCCTTGTGCATGGCAGCTGTGTGGGCTGGCAAAGGAGAGGACCAGCCTGGGCTGAAGTATCTTGAATGTCGTGGTTGTGGCTATTGGATGAGTGATGCCATCA includes:
- the LRRC61 gene encoding leucine-rich repeat-containing protein 61, which translates into the protein MEPRMEKGEEAESVKITSQLLKAKTGEFDLESILLLKLRGLGIVDLGCLGECTSLEWLDLSGNTITHLGPLSSLKALAVLNISSNRIVSLEPLSGCENLQSLNAAGNLLSSLQQLQCLMGLRHLENLRFSNPMGRLSNPFCATPGYRVAMAEMFPGVKVIDGERVSGCGSELYQLCKDLDNSLKRFHITGVSELSGLSKPWVEEGYWDVRPVRRSSIVEEAYKQFNEVLQECRDLSKRADDTISQVERALNIRPDSSSYVF
- the RARRES2 gene encoding retinoic acid receptor responder protein 2 isoform X1, whose amino-acid sequence is MKGLIALCLGLLALADASRSPIQQKALDLVLEFFHSRDLVQSTFKEQAVTQVAEMGLPMGTYVQLEVDLVQTLCRKQQWRTQSCRIKLGGRKQKCLACFKFGSSNSENILDQSLRCLSEQNPIFQEADFFKVIFFIFVIIKTPEDKDQLQRGIHLFFHIYIEEWLPQLRRQRGSKIRTVRLSKRQMRSTTSLASSPFPRHSRFLEDLHEKCHLPPSGDT